AATCCAAGCGTATCGATGAGGCCGGTGCGGGGACCGGTAAGGGTGGAACACGGAATGAGGATACTGATGCAGCAAAGGGATGGTCGTCGGTTGAAGCGGCCCGTGATCAAGATTGGCTTGGTTCTCACTGCCTCTGCGGTAGTGGCAGCAGGGGCAGGCACGATCTTCTCGCAATCGTCATCAAAAGACGTGGTGACGTTGCCGTTCGTCAACGCGGCGGCGATCAACACGTCGAACACTACGGTCGGCTTCGCCGACTCCGATCTCTACGGCATGACGCCCGAAGAGATCAACCGCACGCTCGACGAGATGCAGGCGATGGGTGTCAACAACGTCCGCATCCTGATCCCTTGGGCGGGTGTGGAACTCGCCGATGACTACTACTACTGGGACACCGTCGACTATCTCGTCGAGGCGGCCGACAGTCGCGGTATGGGGATTCTCGGGGTGCTGAACTCGACGCCGGCATGGGCGACCGAGCCGGGACTGCCTGCCGTCGTCAGCCCGCCTGCGGACAACGAACAGTACGCCGAGTTCGTGTCGCTCGCCGCCGAGCGCTACGCCGGCAAGGTCTCGGCCTACGAGGTCTGGAACGAGCCCAACGCGTATTACTACTGGGCGCCCTCACCGGATCCGGCCGCCTACACCGAGCTGTTGCAGGCCGCGTACCCGGCGATCAAGGCCGCCGATCCGGACGCGACAGTCGTTGGCGGCGTAGTGGGTTGGGTCAACGACGTGCCCGGGCTGGCGTACAGCCCCGCCAACTACGTCGAGGAGATGTACGCCAACGGGGCGGCCGGCTATTTCGACGCGCTGTCCTACCATCCGTATCACTACACGCTGCCGTTCTCGCAGGGTCGGCCCTATGGCGAGATCGCGCCGATCACGCAGCTGGAGACGATGCGCGAGTTGATGGTCACCAACGGTGACGGCGACAAGCTCATCTGGACCAGCGAGTACGGCGAGCCGACGTCGGTGGTCGACGAGGGGACCCAGGCGGCGTTCATCCAGGACTACCTGAACACCTGGAGCCAGTACGACTACACGGGTCCGTCGTTCATCTACACCACGCGCGACCGCGACACCGAGAGCACCGGCGTCGAGGAAACTCTGGGCGTGCTGCGGGACGACTGGTCCTGGAAGCCGGCGGCTTACGTCATCCAGCAGTGGACGGCCACGCACCCGCAGACCGTGCCGGATCCGGTGACGCTCACCGCGTTCGCCGAGGAACTCGAGGGAGCGACCGGTGAACCGTTGACGCTGGCAGCGATGCAAGCGACCGAGGTGCCGCCGAGCTCGTTGACGACGACGGTTGCGCCGACGACCGAGACCGAGGCGCTCACGCCGGAGACCGAGGAAGCGGCGCTCGCCGATCTGGCCACCGCGACCGAAGAGGCCACGGAGGCAACCGATGTCGAGGTCGAGACGGCGCCTGTGGGTCGGTCGGCGGTGACTCCGACGGCCGTCGAGCCCACCGACGCCGACGCCACCGATGCGGACGCGACAGAGGCGGACGTGACGGAGGCCGACGCTACCGAGGCCGACGCTACTGAGGCCGACGCTACTGAGGCCGACGCTACTGAGGCCGATGCCACGGAGGCCGATGCCACGGACGCGACCGACAGCACCGATTCGACCAGCAGCACGAGCTCGACCGACAGCGACACCGGTTCGAGCGACACCGGGTCGAGCAGCGACACCAGCAGCACCAGCTCGACCGACAGCTCGGACAGCAGCGATTCATCGGACGCTGCGGCCTAGCACGAGCAGACGCAGAAACCCCCAGAACCGCGAGATTTTGGGGGTTTTTGCGTCTGCTCGCGAGGACCTCGTGTCACCGCGCCGACGACGCTGTGAGACGCTCGCGGGGTGTCCGCGTCCATCTTCCGTGCGCACACGGCCGGAATTGCGGCCGGTTACGTGGCGGACGTGTTGCTCGGCGATCCGCGCCGCGGGCACCCGGTCGCGCTGTTCGGCAGCGCGGCAGCAGCTTTGGAGCGGCGCAGCTACGTCGACACCCGCGCTGCCGGGGCGGCGCACGTCGGTGTCCTGCTCGGGGCGCTGGCCGCGGCCGGCGTGACCGCTGAATGCGCCGCCGCCCGAAGCGGTTTCGCCGCCGTCGCCTTGACGACGGGGGCGTCGGTGTTCGTCGCGCTCGGCGGGACATCGCTGGCGCGCACCGGCCATGAGATGGCGCGGCGCCTGGACCGCGGCGATGTCGACGCCGCGCGAGCGCTGTTGCCGTCGCTGTGCGGTCGTGATCCGTCCGTGCTCGATGTATCCGGGCTCACCCGGGCCGCGCTGGAATCGGTCGCCGAGAACACCTCCGACGCCACCGTCGCGCCGCTGCTGTGGGCGGCGCTCGGCGGCACACCCGCGGTGCTGCTGTACCGCGGCGCCAACACCCTCGACGCGATGATCGGCCACAAATCGCCAAAGTATCTACGGTTCGGCTGGGCCGCAGCGCGTTTCGATGACATCGCCAACTATCTGGCTGCGCGGCTGACCGGCGTCCTGGTGGCAGGCTGCGCGCCGGTGGTGGGTGGCTCACCCGTCGCCGCACTGCGCGCGTGGCGGCGCGACGCTGCCCGTCACCCCAGCCCCAACGCCGGCGTCGCCGAGGCCGCGTTCGCCGGTGCGCTGGGTGTGCGGCTCGGCGGGCCCACCCAGTACGCGCACGAACTCGAGATTCGGCCGGCGCTCGGCGACGGTCAGCCGCCGGATGTCGGCGATCTGCGCCGGGCGGTGCGGCTGTCGCGGGCCGTGCAGGCGGCCGCCGCCGTCGTGGCGGTCGGGCTCAGCGTCGCCGGCCGTAGCGGTCGGCGAGCTTTTCCTCGGTCGTGAGCGGCGCGTCGGGGGTGGCCTCCGCGGCCTCCTTGGCGGCCTTCTCCCGCCGGCGTTGCCGCAGTTCGGCGAACGCGAAATAGCCCAGACCGATCGGGGCGATGATGCCGAACGCGATCCACTGGATCCCGTACGACAGGAACGGGCCCGCGTCCAGATGCGGCAGCGGGATGACGCCGAGCCCGCCGGGCTGGTCCTCGGTGAGCTGCAGGTAGGAGCCGGCGAGCGGGACGCCGGTGAGCGCGGCGATCTGCTCGATGTTGATCGAGTACACCTGCCGCACACCGTCGGCCTCGAACGGTTCGCGGCCCTGGGCCAGCAGCTCCGAGTCACGCAGCCGGGCCTCGATCGTCACGGTCCCGTCGGGCACCGGCGCGATCTCGGGCACCCCGGAGCCCTGCACCGGCCGCACGTAGCCGCGGTCGACGAGCACCGTCGGTCCGTCGTCGACGGCGAACGGCACGAGCACCTCGAAGGCCGGCTCGCCCTCGACCGTGCGCAGCCGAGCCAGCACCTGACCTTCGGGCAGGTAGCGGCCGGTCGCGGTCACGCGATGCCACTGCTCGTCGGGCGCCGCCGAGTCCTGTTCGGGCAGAACCGATGTCACCGGCACCGGGTCGGCGGACAGCGAGTTCGAGATCTGCGCGTTCTCCCGCGACGTCTTGGTGTTCTTGCCCAGCTGCCACGGCGCCAGCACGGTGAAGCACAGATACGCGAACGCCAGTACGACCACCATCAGCGCCAGCCACGACGGCCGGAACAAGAACGCCCAGCGCCGCATCAGCTCGCGATTCCCCTGGCGGCGAGTTGCTCGTCGACCCATGCGTGCAGGCCGGGTAACGACGCCTCGATCACCGTGAACACATCCTCGAAGTCGGCGTGATCGCCGTAGTACGGGTCCTCGACATCGAGCGCGTGAGCACCCGAGCGCGGATCGAACGACCGCAGCATCCGGAGCCGCTCGTCGGGCACACCCAGGTCCTTGAGCATCCGAACGTGGTTGCGGCCCAGCGCGATCACCAGGTCGGCGGCCAGATGATCGTCGTCGACCTGGGCG
The window above is part of the Mycolicibacterium rutilum genome. Proteins encoded here:
- a CDS encoding cellulase family glycosylhydrolase; translated protein: MTLPFVNAAAINTSNTTVGFADSDLYGMTPEEINRTLDEMQAMGVNNVRILIPWAGVELADDYYYWDTVDYLVEAADSRGMGILGVLNSTPAWATEPGLPAVVSPPADNEQYAEFVSLAAERYAGKVSAYEVWNEPNAYYYWAPSPDPAAYTELLQAAYPAIKAADPDATVVGGVVGWVNDVPGLAYSPANYVEEMYANGAAGYFDALSYHPYHYTLPFSQGRPYGEIAPITQLETMRELMVTNGDGDKLIWTSEYGEPTSVVDEGTQAAFIQDYLNTWSQYDYTGPSFIYTTRDRDTESTGVEETLGVLRDDWSWKPAAYVIQQWTATHPQTVPDPVTLTAFAEELEGATGEPLTLAAMQATEVPPSSLTTTVAPTTETEALTPETEEAALADLATATEEATEATDVEVETAPVGRSAVTPTAVEPTDADATDADATEADVTEADATEADATEADATEADATEADATEADATDATDSTDSTSSTSSTDSDTGSSDTGSSSDTSSTSSTDSSDSSDSSDAAA
- a CDS encoding cobalamin biosynthesis protein produces the protein MSASIFRAHTAGIAAGYVADVLLGDPRRGHPVALFGSAAAALERRSYVDTRAAGAAHVGVLLGALAAAGVTAECAAARSGFAAVALTTGASVFVALGGTSLARTGHEMARRLDRGDVDAARALLPSLCGRDPSVLDVSGLTRAALESVAENTSDATVAPLLWAALGGTPAVLLYRGANTLDAMIGHKSPKYLRFGWAAARFDDIANYLAARLTGVLVAGCAPVVGGSPVAALRAWRRDAARHPSPNAGVAEAAFAGALGVRLGGPTQYAHELEIRPALGDGQPPDVGDLRRAVRLSRAVQAAAAVVAVGLSVAGRSGRRAFPRS
- a CDS encoding SURF1 family cytochrome oxidase biogenesis protein, translating into MRRWAFLFRPSWLALMVVVLAFAYLCFTVLAPWQLGKNTKTSRENAQISNSLSADPVPVTSVLPEQDSAAPDEQWHRVTATGRYLPEGQVLARLRTVEGEPAFEVLVPFAVDDGPTVLVDRGYVRPVQGSGVPEIAPVPDGTVTIEARLRDSELLAQGREPFEADGVRQVYSINIEQIAALTGVPLAGSYLQLTEDQPGGLGVIPLPHLDAGPFLSYGIQWIAFGIIAPIGLGYFAFAELRQRRREKAAKEAAEATPDAPLTTEEKLADRYGRRR
- a CDS encoding low molecular weight protein-tyrosine-phosphatase, with translation MSELLHVTFVCSGNICRSPMAEKMFAHQISERGLGHAVRVSSAGTGGWHKGEPADRRASHVLREHGYPTAHRAAQVDDDHLAADLVIALGRNHVRMLKDLGVPDERLRMLRSFDPRSGAHALDVEDPYYGDHADFEDVFTVIEASLPGLHAWVDEQLAARGIAS